TAGACTTGACCTCCACCTCTCAATTTAGATTTGAGATTCATGGGTGCATGGTTTGAGAGTTCAATCATGCCAAAGTTTGACACTTTTTAGGTTTTGGGGCTCTTTAGAGACTTCAATTATCTAATTTAGCCCAAAAATATTAGGATTTGGTAGTAGAAAAAAAAAACACCTCTATTAGTAATGATCCACACACTTGAATGTGATTGTGTAATCATTTTGGTGCCACAAGGTGCAAAATACAAAATACCACTCCTAGAATCCTTTCATTGAACCAAATTGAAGAATTTTATATTGAATTTATCATATTAGTAGAAAATTTTGTTTCTATGATATTTCATTGAAAATTTGACTTGTCTAGGGTGAtgataaacattcacaaaaattagagaaaacatttttagattatcattttttcttttatgtttgagaAAGGTAATTAATGTACTAACTAATATTTATGTTAACATTAAGCATGCCACAAATGCTTATCCTTATTAAATACTTGGgactatatataatatatacttaGGTATATATCATATTAGGACCATAACATTCTCTTCCCCTTCAGAATAGCATTGCCCTCAATGCTTAGCAactctatttttttttgtattaatcaTTCATCATTCCATGTTGCATATTAAGTTGGCTACTTCTTCTATTTGATTAGGAATTTTTATATGGCTCTATTTTGCAATCTGATTTTGGAAGTGCCATGCATTTTCCATGTTGCATCTTCAATTGGCTAATTCTTCTATTTGATTAGGAATTCTGATATGGCTCTATTTTGCAATCTGATTTTGGAAGTTCCATGCATTTTTGTATACTTTGCATGATTTTTTTCATATCATTAGTAGGAATAAATGAGAGATTCCACAAAAATATGCATTCTCAACAAATCTATCCACAACAAGCAAGATTACATAAAGATTATTTGTGATCTAGAATCAAGTTGGTTGGGGGAATCAAACCACCACCTCTCATCTCCAACTTTTCCTCTTAGCCAATACACCACGCAATGCATTCTATTCTAAAAGgggcatttattttatttaaagtaTGTTGGGGCCGGTATCCGGGGTTCAAGTGGTTCGAACTCCTGAACCCAATGTTTCACATTCTTCTCCCTACCATTGAACCGCCCACATATTTCAGGATACAAagggaaaataatttattttaaaaagccCATTGAGATAAGGCCGAGATTGGAGGGCTTGGGTCAAGCCCGAGCTCCCCCaaaattaaacataaaataaaaactagcaattgcactttggtgtgcaatgggtacgccaaatAAATGTGGAGGGTCAATTAGAAAAAAAGGGTCCATTTCTTGCATACATGacatcaattggtaggccatttagcaaatgatgttttTTTGTGAAAAAGgtatcaatggagaagtgatagcttcaaatcaactatgcatcctctTACAAGGACTTCAATGAAGCAAAACCTCTGAATGAGAAAGTTAATTAGGCTCCATCACCAATAATttatcagagagagagagagagagagagagagagagagagagagagagagagagagagagagagagagagagagagagagagagagagagagagagaggcgcaAGGATTTTTTAGTATCGACTCTATCTACATGTTAATTTTTCATTAGCTTGACGGATTCCAAGGACAAttgcatatatattttgtgcatattttACGATCATAGAAATTCTACTAAGCAATTTTCTCCCACATAATTGGATCACTTTAACTATAATAAAGATTATTTCTCTACTtagaatataatattaaattaatctataaattatgatgtaatattaaataaaattttaatgatgtttattataaattatatattataatataataatgagtaaaaccttaaaaataaaaaattatatatatatatatatgcaagagtaatattaatataaatagttTATTTAGTGTATAATTATAATTCATGGGATCAATTTGTAGCCCATCtaacaaatgatgttgtttgttCAAATAATGTCTTAATGAAGAAATGATAGCTTGAAAATAATTATGCATTCATTTATAGGGTTCTAAATATGAAGTAAAATCCTCTAAATCAGGAAGATAATCAGGAACCATTATCAACAATCTCATATTATgtttgtaagagagagagagagagagagagagagagagagagagagagagagagagagagagagagagagagagagagagatcaataaaTAGATAGAGGGGAGAgatgaaagaagaaaaatggagggaTAGAGATAAAGAGGCAAAGAGATATTGATAGAAAggtatagagagagggagatggatggTTACACAGAGGGAACATGTctagatatagagagggagagagggcgatagaggtaaagatgaagatagagaaagacAGGAAGATtgagataaataaataaagatagagaGGGGTAGAGGGGGAAATAAAGACAacaagagatagggagatagagaagaagatgtagagagagatataaaggaagagggagaaggagaaatggagaaagaTTTAAACACAGATAGAGATATAAGAAGatgttgtgagagagagagagagagagagagagagagagagagagagagagagagagagagagagagagagagagagagagagagagagagagagagagagagagagagagagagagagagagagagagagagagacgaagaAAGGGataaaatttattctattatataaatttaaataaaaatataaatataaaatttcacAATAGTATGAATgttaatagattttcttttaaaaaatagacatttttataaatattttctttaaaaaataaaaaagataaattaaCTTTTcaaattttatatgtttttaatTAACCAAATTCACTAGCACTTATCACGAGTCCTAGAAACAATGACTCCATATATGGTATACATTACACTACGATAATCGTACTCCATGAGATGtgatcacattcttcttttttcataTGGGTAAATTATTTATGGGTGTCCAACAATCTTCTATGCTTGACTTAAATGTAAACAACCTTAATTTTAACAAGTCACTATTATTTTCTTGTTCATGATTATAATTTGTTCACTTTGTTGTAATGAGGGATAGACTAGTTGAAAGGTGTTTGCCAAaacaatattttatatattatattaatacatatataatatatatatgcatttaaCATTTAATATGACATATTAATATACATGTAATATTCATTATAtattagataaaataaataaatttaattatatattcattatataatatttatatgtatttaGTATCTACATATATTtgatataaaaaattaaaactaaataaatattataaaagaacaaGTGTTTATCACAACAATGTTTGATAtttcataataaaataaaataaatattgtaCAGATAACTTTTTTTTATTctttaatttaatattgattttacaatacatattaatatattctatatctatataattataattaaatctATTTACTTAAAATTAAAATGGACATCTTTTTAGGCATATTTAAGGCTGGTGTAATGTTGTCTGGAAGGAAAACTTGTAatcctaataataataataaaaaaatgaaatgttATCACTTGTGTTGAAAGATGGAAAAGGTACTTTCATAACATGATTAAGATAGGTCTGTGATGTCCCATGCTATATTTTTGTAATATATTAAGCAATACATGTACGGTGGCATATATGAATTTTTAGACATCAAATCGAATTTGGTCCGACATTTGTGAAATCTAGGATTTCTTATGCCAAAATATAAATTAGATTTGAAAAAGGCAATAAATGTATGGGATTATTTAAAACAATGAATGTTGTGCATTTCCCCATGAGCAATGGTGAAGTGGAGCGACGGGGTTAATGTTGTGTACGGTGAATGGTGGATGACAGTAAAGGAAATGACACACATTCCAACCTTGTATGCATGAGATACAAAAATGAGCGCACAAGATATGAGCAGAAATGAGAAAACGTATGAGCAGAAATGAGGAAAACGACGAACAGAACCCTATGAAACCTTGATTACCTTTCTTCATATATGTGCATTTAGTAATGCATCGGGAGAGGTAAAAATTACCAAAATAAAATTTTTATCAACGACGATAGATGTCCCAATCGTCTTGCACGCCTTTAGCTAAATGCACACCATTGATTTTATATTTCAGGTCATCCATTTCATAGAATGAGATGCCTTCGGCATAATTATGGATTAAAGTCCAACTACCTACGAAGTACACATATATTATTTGATTGTGGAATATCAATtaggaatatttttttattttttattttgcatatATTTGTGCTATAAAAGATATCAATTGGTAGCGTATTTAGCAAACGACGTAGTTTGTGCAACAAAGTTCTAAATGGAGAAGTGATAActtcaaataaattatacatccacttacaaggatcaaAACATTATTAAAATAAAACCATTGAATCAAGAAGATAACTAGGTTCCATCACCAATATGATCaagttatgtgtgtgtgtgtgtgtgtgtgtgtgagagagagagagagagagagagagagagagagagagagagagagagagagagagagagagagagagagagagagagagagagagagagatggaagagataaatatacgTTTGAAATAGTTTATGGAATTAATAGGCTCTTTTATTGAACCCATTGTGTAGTTAGATTTGAATTTGTAAACCATGTTTGTAAGTTTGAAGAATGTGAGCATATATTGTATGGTACCAATTCACATGTGATCTAGGTATGCAAATATTGAGAATGTAGGTAAGTTTTGATACCAATTATCAATTACATTTAATTGTAAGACATGATTACAAATCTTAGTAATGTTGGTCAAGTTGTAGTATATCAATTATGGCATACATTTTATCATATGATCTACACTTACAAACTTTAAGACATGGAGCATAGTGTATGTTACCAAATTATATGTACTATGTGTTTAAAAAATTGTGAGTGTGACAAAAGTTGTTTGGTATTGATGACGAGTTATATTTGACCATGTTCCATGTCAACAAACCTTTAATATTTTATTGTGATATGCAATTAGAGATTTTAAGTATGTTAAGTGAACTATCATCTACCAGCTATGGGCTACCTTTGATTGTGATCAATATTTACAAATCTAAAGAACTTGACATAAATTGCATGTTATTGATTGTTTATTGCATTCACCATTGGTCCATGTTTATAAATATTAAGAATGTTGGGTAGGTTTTAGTTTATCAGCAacatgaatttgatttttttttaaatgttactcAAGTTTTTTCATACAATCATTAAATATATTATGTTATTACgtctttaatattatatttaaaaaatatagttaACATTTATTGCTAGATGAAAATATACTAATTTGTAGAAAGTGAGTTTATTAATCAATATATTATACAATTTATAAAATTatcataatataaaaaatattattattttgtattatttcacaataaatatattcaaaatagaaataatcTATATTATATTACAACACACAAAAGATAgaataattatttttttcaaattaaatatttttaataaactcTCAATCTCTAGTGCACCCTATATATGCCTCATAACTTGATCCAACCTCATTTCATCTTTTAATTTAAAAAGTCTCTCTTTTGTAAACGCAGGTCCATGAAGTATACAAAGTTTGATTTGGTACACGGTAGAGGTGAATGCCTACAAGACTTCATGTAGTGGGTTAGCTCATATAAACGCTATGAAATTTCGAAAATGTTGAAGCATTTTTTCAAACGCAATACAGAGAACATCACTTCAACCGAGGCATGTCGTGTCATGTTGTCACTGATGCTGAGGAGTAAAAAATAACAGTGAAAAAGGACAAATTCTCTGGAAAcgatattttaataataatatcttCTATACGGAAGCGTGTGTAGGACTATGCAAAAATAGCTTTGCACACAAAACATTTTCAGGAGTGTAAAACTGGGAATGAAAAACAATAAAGAAAATCAGtccgaaagaaaaaaaaaatagatgaaaaactaTGAACGGACACTATGCATTGAATCGTCTTGCATCCATTTTCAACCAATGCTTACCATCGATTGCAATAAATTAGCTTGTCTATTTTCAGATAGGAGACGCCTTCCGCATAATTATAAACCCGAAAATATTATATGGGGATATTTTAGACGAGTTAAGGTTATTCTTGACAAATTAACAAGATTCAAATGTTATTTAAGAGGGATTTTTAAATATTACATGTTGTAAATAAGAGATATGAATGATTTTAAAATCATTTGGTTTTAAGACAAATTGGGCAAACATGGTGTATAAAAGAGGGGTAAGTGGGGAGTTTGAGGAGTGGTAATTTGGGAGAGAAGTTTTTATGGAGTTTGAGTTTTCATCTCTATGCAAGTTGGAAGGCTAACGTCTTGCTATTGCATTTGAAGGAGAAGGACTTTGTACTAATTGTAATCGGGAGACTTGTAACTTGTCCAAGTTGAAAACCTTGTAACTATTgttggagcataatcaaggatcggtCACTTTGTTGGAGACGGGCCCGGAGATGTAGCCATATTGGTGAACTCCATTTTCAACTCGTGctcttgtcttctctcttctttctctctttgctAATTTATCgctttattatttgttatgatcaTTTAAGCATTTCAATTACGTTTTTAAGACCTTCAATTTAATCATTGTAATAGTTAATCATACAcgtgcaacagtcatagatcctaacatcagatcaatTTGACATAACCACACAATGAATTTCATTAGTATCTCTATCAAGTGTTGTATAAGTATACCTAATATTTGTAAGAGGCTTGGAGtctttatttttttccttttattcTGTTGGCATATAAAACATTCCACGACACATTTTTGGATATTTACTTTAATACATTCCCAAAAGAAATGTTTCTTTATAAGATGATAggtataaataaatattctatagTATCTTGTTAGACCCCAAAATCCTCAATCCTCACTAAGATGAATGATCTTATTTTCATTGAAGAATCCAAGAAGAAAGTAATAAATGCTAATCATGTAACCACAATTTCAACGAAAAGATGATTTTTAAAAGAGACACGTTATATACTCTTCCTATTATCTCCTCTTAAGAATTGTTTATACCATTTAATGTTATTTTGTCATTTAATTTCCatacttatgtggatttaatttATCTAAATATTGTAATATACATCCAACCTCAATGTTTAGGATTCAACCACATTGTTGACATGTTTGGATTATAGACACAATGTACACCCATGAGCTATAAAGTAATAAGCTAATATAGACATAGTTTTCTTAGCTACATATAATATcaacaataattcaataattaCATTCATAGAGAAATCTATAAAATATGCACGCCACTATTGAGATGCAAAATGATCATGTTGGGATTGGAGATTGTTATGTGAAATCAGGGTCAAcatgtttccatttaaatctaaaTCCATAACTAAAAATAAAACCAATTCAATCTAATTCTAGAgctttaaagctaaaaaaaacaaatcaatttgacGATTTCAAACATTTTAAGAcaataaaatgatgtttctaaatCAACACATATAATAAGGATATATTGTTTAGAAAAAAACATTTGATTATCCCATGCTTTTTCATTTTATGAACACACTATTCATTCCCTATTTGTGAATATAAACACCTCTCAATGTACTTAAATTCCATCTTAAATCATAAATAATTTTATATCAGATTTTTCATAATCCAAATATTATAAAtctatcaaaaaatcaagaaatatcactttaaaattattatttcaattacttaaaattcaatttaatttaatttatatttaaaaatttatttatatttacataaactatatttaatttatttttaccatttttggAAATCAAAAAAATATCTTAAAAATAATCTAAAAATGCTAGTAACTTTTTAATCACACTTCATAATCAAATGATAAAAACCCATGACAAGTTCACAAATGATCTCTTTACACTCACATAATTCAAAAAACTGTGCACAAATAGAAGTTTCGAGAAGATCCAACTCCACCAAGAGACCAGAAATCCCTATTTATATCCCTACCTATCTGTTTTTTGTTCGTGGAAGAAAATTCCTGAAGCATTAAGGCCACTCTGCAACTCCGACAACTAACAGAAAAATGTcgtatcttcttcctcatctgcaCTCAGGATGGGCTGTGGATCAGGCAATTCTGTCAGAGGGGGAGCGTTTGGTTGTGGTCCGATTCGGCCATGACTGGGACGACACATGCATGCAGATGGACGAAGTTCTTGCAAGCGTGGCAGAGTCTGTCAAGAATTTTGCCGTCATTTACAGAGGTCCCTGATTTCAACACCATGTATAAGCTCTATGATCCCTGCACTGTCATGTTCTTCTTCCGTAATAAGCACATTATGATCGATTTGGGGACAGGTAATAATAACAAGATCAATTGGGCTCTTAAAGATAAGCAGGAGTTTATTGACATAGTCGAGACTGTTTACAGAGGTGCCAGAAAAGGCCGTGGGCTTGTCATATCTCCAAAGGATTATTCTACTAAGTATAGATATTAAAGTTCCCATCTTTAGATGTTTATTAGGGTTTTTTTGTAGAGATTTATAAATTAGGGTTTCTCAGTATGGCCATGGATCGATGTGGCTTGTGCCAAATGGAGGAGAACAGAATGTTCTCTGTATAAATTGTATCATTTTTATGATTCTGAACATAAAAGAAATCGAAGGTGTTTTGTATAATTCACTCGTAATTCTCTTATTAGCTGTTCTGAAAATGCTTTGATGGTGGTGAATCGCAACCAGGCCTGCAATTTTAAACAAATCCATTAAAGAAGTCATGCATAccagagatatcttataatagtaatagaagagaatcatttgTAAAAGAAATATTCTTCTAAAATGCtaaacatcaagaatacaaatccattaaagcaGTCATGCATGCATGCAAAAAGCTGTGAATCTAGCTAGAGAGAAGTGGCgaaggttctattttatttggagtaataaaataacaccttcaCAAAaactgaaacataaaaaaaaaatggatttttgtttactgACATTTTGATGTCATAAATATTGAATTCTTAATGAAGCATTGtttattcaaatattcaaaaaatatcTTATATTATAGAATTTCGATTTGTATGTATGCACTATAAAAGGAGTTTTGGTTTCAGCACATTTTCAAATGATTTTCAAATCTTAGGAAACAACAATTGACATCTCTCATCTTATCGTGGTAAAGATCTTTATATTATGTTAAAATATATGAAAGATAGGATGAATATAGACATCTTAACATCATGTTGGGATTGCCCTACTCTTAATGGGAAGAAAAAACTATAAGATTGAAAGAGCAAGGTGGGTTTTTCTCACTTCCTAGTAAGGGAGGCTGATTTCCTCTTGTTCAAGACTCTACCCTTTGATATATCTATCCTAAAAAAGGTCGGTTCACTTTGACAAATAGAACAAAAGGGAGAGATCCGATCTTAGCAAGGCTTGATAGTTTTTTGGCTTCTACTTCCTAGGTTGACAATAAATTTAtacaaaactttaaaaaaaaatctgcAAGATGGCTTTAATCATTGGCCTATTTCCTTGAACTATTGATCTAGACATTTCTCCAAATATGCTCCTTATAAATGCAAATAAATGTGGTTGACCCATAAATTTTGAATAGTTGGCTTCTTCCTTGTAGAAGAATAAGAATGATTGATATGAAGTAAAAATGTATGTTTTAAAGTCAAAAGCTGAAAACCCTTGAGTTTTGACTCAGATTTGAATCACAAGGTTTTCAAAATTCTATTTAAGAAGGCTGGACTAAAAAATACAAGGACAAATATTGAATTTATGATCTTAAATAATGAAGTACCAGTGTCTCTTATGGAAGAAAAATATTTTATCCATTCTAATCTTTGATGAATGCTAGATATGGAAATCTAGAATCAGATAGTTGCAAGAGGGAGatttaaatatcaatttttttacttGTTATATAAAATTAGATAATAAAGTAGTCTCATCTCAAAGCTCAAGTGGAAGATGTTAGTCTCATTGAGGACCGCTAAGCCCTTGAGATCTCTCTAGTTTCCTTCTAGAAGAATATGATCTTAATGAATAACAATGAATGTTACACAAAGCAAACACAAAGCAAGTTCTCTATTATAGTCAAATCCATTAGTCAACTTGAGAATGATTTTCTAATGTAAATAGAAAGCTAGAGAGTTCTCTTTGATATGGCAAGAAGGGCAATCTCTTTGATATGGCAAGAAGGGCAATCTCTTTGATATGGCAAGAAGGGCATAAAGGGCTTCCCAACTTTATTCTTCCAATTTTTTTTGGGTCCCCTAAGGAATAAGTTTTGAGAAATCATGCTAGAATTGAGTATACACCTATTTTAAGAGCCTTCAATTCTACCTTTGTTACTCTTATTCACAAGAAGAAAAAAATATTCAAGATTGAGGATTCCATGTCTATTGCTTTGCATAATACCATctgcaaaatttaaatttaaagtgGTGGTTGATAGAATAAAAGATCTCCTTTCAACTATTATCTCTAAGGAAAAGGGAGTTTATGTATGGAAAGCAAATCATGGATGGTATAGTTACAATGCATCAATTGATTCCTTCCTTACAAGACAACAATAGGAAAGGTATGATCCTCAAATTGAACACTTCCAAATCCTATGATAAAGTTAGCTAGAACTTCCCTGATTGTGTTTTAAAGAATTGAATGTTCTAATTAGATTGGAGAGCTTGGATCAAGAGCTATTACTCCattgataattaatttttttttgtgatgcTCAATATCTCAATGAAAATGTTTTCTTAGGCCTCTTAAAGTTTAAGGTAGTGAGATTCTCTATGCCCTTGTATTTTCATTATTAGGGTAGAATCTTTGGGCAAGTACATTAGGGCCCTCAAAGATGGAGTATCTCTAAAGGGGCTTCAAACTTCATCCATAGGAAAGGACTTTATTCGCCAACAAATTTGTTGATAATACTATGCTATTTTTTTGTCCCTGCTATTAAGGAATATAGATGTATCAGAGATCTTCTTGGGGACTATGAACAAGCCTTCATACAAAAGGTAAATATGGAGAAATCTAAATTCTTTTGCCTCGATATTAATAGTATTGAACATGACCACCTCAAATAAATACACATCATCTAAGAAATGAAGCCTCCCAAATACCTTTCTTGGTTGTTCTTTTGAAAGTTATTTTCCAAGCAATTATTGTATATAGATTCTCTTTGATACTAGTCCCTAGAACTATAATTTCCCACATTCCTAATTCTATGAGGAATTTTCAATGGTAGGTTATGGGAGATCATTTAAAATATCCTTTAGTCTCATGGAAGGATATTTCTATGGCTAAGAAAAAGGTCATCTTGGCCAAGCAAGGATACTTATCTCTTTAATCAAGCTCTTTTGGCTAAGTTGGTTTAGAAGTTCATTTTAAATAAAGATGATTTTTAGATCAATGTTATTAGAGAGTGGTATATTTCTAGCGACTACTTATCATCTTGATGCAGACAAGGTAGTGaggtccaatgaaggacaaccctgcCTTGCATCCTATAACACAATCACCATG
The nucleotide sequence above comes from Cryptomeria japonica chromosome 11, Sugi_1.0, whole genome shotgun sequence. Encoded proteins:
- the LOC131026667 gene encoding LOW QUALITY PROTEIN: thioredoxin-like protein YLS8 (The sequence of the model RefSeq protein was modified relative to this genomic sequence to represent the inferred CDS: inserted 2 bases in 1 codon), whose protein sequence is MSYLLPHLHSGWAVDQAILSEGERLVVVRFGHDWDDTCMQMDEVLASVAESVKNFAVIYXEVPDFNTMYKLYDPCTVMFFFRNKHIMIDLGTGNNNKINWALKDKQEFIDIVETVYRGARKGRGLVISPKDYSTKYRY